One Halomonas sp. M4R1S46 genomic window carries:
- the ttcA gene encoding tRNA 2-thiocytidine(32) synthetase TtcA, with product MQDAVMFDPRPAEDTTSEPSADGAERRAAKARREFNKLQKRLRRQVGNAIIDYDMIREGDKVMVCLSGGKDSYTMLEILRSLQRNAPVDFSLVAVNLDQKQPGFPEHVLPAYLDGIGVDYHILERDTYSVVKEKTPEGKTTCALCSRLRRGSLYGYAEEIGATKIALGHHREDILETLFLNLFFGGSLKSMPPKLLSDDGKNIVIRPLAYCREADIAEFSRRMDFPIIPCNLCGSQPNLQRQVVKEMLAEWEARHPGRLESMFKAVTNVAPSQLADRELFDFAGLEDRQAKMQADRIELHNEP from the coding sequence ATGCAAGATGCCGTGATGTTCGACCCTCGTCCCGCCGAGGACACCACCTCCGAGCCCAGCGCCGACGGCGCCGAGCGCCGTGCCGCCAAGGCCAGGCGCGAGTTCAACAAGCTGCAGAAGCGGCTGCGGCGCCAGGTGGGCAACGCCATCATCGACTACGACATGATCCGCGAGGGGGACAAGGTGATGGTCTGCCTGTCCGGTGGCAAGGACAGCTACACCATGCTGGAGATCCTGCGCAGCCTGCAGCGCAATGCCCCCGTCGACTTCTCCCTGGTGGCGGTGAACCTGGACCAGAAGCAGCCGGGCTTTCCCGAGCATGTCCTGCCGGCCTACCTGGACGGCATCGGGGTCGACTACCACATCCTCGAGCGCGACACCTACTCGGTGGTCAAGGAGAAGACCCCGGAAGGCAAGACGACCTGCGCGCTGTGCTCGCGGCTGCGGCGCGGCTCCCTGTACGGCTATGCCGAGGAGATCGGCGCCACCAAGATCGCCCTGGGCCACCATCGCGAGGACATCCTCGAGACGCTGTTCCTCAACCTGTTCTTCGGCGGCAGCCTCAAGTCGATGCCACCCAAGCTGCTCTCCGACGACGGCAAGAACATCGTCATCCGTCCGCTGGCCTACTGCCGCGAGGCGGATATCGCCGAGTTCTCGCGCCGCATGGACTTCCCGATCATCCCCTGCAACCTCTGCGGCTCGCAGCCCAACCTGCAGCGCCAGGTGGTCAAGGAGATGCTGGCCGAGTGGGAGGCCAGGCACCCGGGGCGGCTCGAGAGCATGTTCAAGGCCGTGACCAACGTGGCGCCGTCCCAGCTGGCCGACCGTGAGCTGTTCGACTTCGCCGGCCTCGAGGACAGGCAGGCGAAGATGCAGGCCGATCGGATCGAGCTCCACAACGAGCCATAA
- the fnr gene encoding fumarate/nitrate reduction transcriptional regulator Fnr, which translates to MPDVAADRRRSLLQETRCQTCSLSSLCLPLALELEGMDQFDAIIRRRAPLKKGESLFRQGSPFTSVYAVRSGSLKQVTTEGSGDDQLTNFYLPSELVGLDGIDEETYPGSVVALETTTVCEIPFDRLDALSERLPELRAQLYRSMSKEMRDDRRMMRLLSRKTADQRLATFFTSLSDRFRRRGYSPYSFRLSMSRADIGNYLGLAVETVSRILGRFQQQGLVAASGREVNILDLNALIEVAEEEGCR; encoded by the coding sequence ATGCCTGATGTCGCAGCCGACAGGCGACGCTCCCTCTTGCAAGAGACCCGCTGTCAGACCTGCAGCCTGAGTTCGCTGTGTCTGCCACTGGCCCTCGAGCTCGAGGGCATGGACCAGTTCGATGCGATCATTCGCCGCCGCGCGCCCTTGAAGAAGGGCGAATCGCTGTTTCGCCAGGGCAGCCCCTTCACCAGTGTCTATGCCGTGCGTTCCGGGAGTCTCAAGCAGGTCACCACCGAGGGCAGCGGTGACGACCAGCTGACCAACTTCTACCTGCCCAGCGAGCTGGTAGGCCTCGACGGCATCGACGAGGAGACCTATCCGGGCTCGGTGGTGGCGCTCGAGACCACCACCGTCTGCGAGATCCCCTTCGACCGGCTCGACGCCCTCTCCGAGCGGCTGCCGGAGCTGCGCGCCCAGCTCTACCGCAGCATGAGCAAGGAGATGCGCGACGACCGACGCATGATGCGCCTGCTGTCGCGCAAGACCGCCGACCAGCGCCTGGCGACCTTCTTCACCAGCCTCTCCGACCGCTTCCGCCGGCGGGGCTACTCGCCCTACAGCTTCCGACTCTCCATGTCCCGGGCGGACATCGGCAACTACCTGGGCCTGGCCGTGGAGACCGTCAGCCGCATCCTCGGCCGCTTCCAGCAGCAGGGCCTGGTGGCCGCCTCCGGTCGCGAGGTCAACATCCTCGACCTGAACGCCCTGATCGAGGTGGCCGAGGAAGAAGGCTGCCGCTAG
- a CDS encoding radical SAM protein gives MSASAPADPHAHADPHAPGPTGGPGDAAPGPVPRDHPGTEALSPAFTAADYRRALEHGNARGRPLSLALRLPFCQHACFHCMHHPVVTTDRRRPDAYLARLDREMVLVGRHLDASREVRGLHWGGGSPTFLTLNQMGELIDRLDARFRLARGHDRDFGIEIAPHDADVLTLRHLEALGFNRLTLNVLDLDARVLQAINRPPSRGPTEQLLDEADRLGFRSLDLELTIGLPRQSREGFAATLEQTLAMAPARLSLIPYVHRPARFPAQRHIPAGGLPGAEAQGAMRRESHARLVDAGYAHLGWDRYARRGGGLRDARVQGRRQAECDLLGLGVGAVSRLEGALARNAVDLADFEAALDDGGLATASGRWLSRDDHLRERAIETLMTRQTLDLAALGQAFALDAEARLASALDRLLAAGLVARRGQCLDLVAPGTRWTRELTRAFGVPAP, from the coding sequence ATGTCCGCCAGCGCGCCTGCCGACCCTCACGCCCACGCCGACCCGCACGCTCCGGGGCCGACCGGGGGACCGGGCGATGCGGCGCCGGGCCCCGTTCCCCGCGACCATCCCGGCACCGAGGCCCTGTCGCCGGCCTTCACGGCGGCGGACTACCGCCGGGCACTGGAACACGGCAATGCCCGGGGCCGGCCGCTGTCCCTGGCGCTGCGCCTGCCCTTCTGCCAGCATGCCTGCTTCCACTGCATGCACCACCCGGTGGTCACCACCGATCGCCGACGCCCGGACGCCTACCTGGCGCGGCTCGACCGCGAGATGGTGCTGGTCGGCCGCCACCTCGACGCCAGCCGGGAGGTCCGCGGCCTGCACTGGGGCGGCGGGTCGCCGACCTTCCTGACGCTGAACCAGATGGGGGAGCTGATCGATCGCCTGGACGCACGCTTCCGACTGGCCCGGGGGCACGATCGGGACTTCGGCATCGAGATCGCCCCCCATGATGCCGATGTCCTCACCCTGCGCCACCTCGAGGCACTGGGCTTCAACCGGCTCACCCTGAACGTGCTCGACCTGGATGCCCGGGTGCTGCAGGCCATCAACCGTCCGCCGTCCCGGGGGCCCACCGAACAGTTGCTCGACGAGGCGGATCGCCTGGGCTTTCGCTCGCTGGACCTGGAACTGACCATTGGCCTGCCGCGCCAGAGCCGCGAGGGGTTCGCCGCCACCCTCGAGCAGACCCTCGCCATGGCGCCCGCCCGGCTCTCGCTCATTCCGTATGTCCACCGCCCGGCCCGCTTCCCGGCGCAGCGCCATATCCCTGCCGGGGGCCTGCCGGGCGCCGAGGCACAAGGGGCCATGCGTCGCGAGAGCCATGCCCGCCTGGTCGACGCCGGCTATGCCCACCTGGGCTGGGATCGCTATGCCCGGCGGGGCGGCGGCCTGAGGGATGCCCGGGTACAGGGGCGACGCCAGGCCGAGTGCGACCTCCTGGGCCTGGGCGTCGGGGCGGTCTCGCGCCTGGAGGGCGCCCTGGCCCGCAACGCCGTGGACCTGGCGGACTTCGAGGCCGCGCTGGACGACGGCGGCCTGGCGACCGCCAGCGGGCGCTGGCTGTCGCGGGATGACCACCTGCGGGAACGCGCCATCGAGACGTTGATGACCCGGCAGACCCTGGACCTCGCGGCCCTAGGCCAGGCCTTCGCCCTCGATGCCGAGGCCCGCCTGGCCAGCGCCCTGGATCGCCTGCTGGCCGCCGGGCTCGTCGCCCGCCGGGGGCAATGCCTCGACCTGGTCGCCCCCGGCACGCGCTGGACCCGGGAACTGACCCGGGCCTTCGGCGTCCCGGCCCCGTGA
- a CDS encoding sulfite exporter TauE/SafE family protein — protein sequence MDPTGLDLPPLAAAFVFGLLGGAHCIGMCGGIMSALTFAVPPSMRHPARLGGLLLGYNLGRIASYMATGALVAGLGTLIGVAPGARLALQVLAALMLILMALYIADWWKGLLRIEALGRRLWRHLEPLGRHLMPVVKLPQAVALGAVWGWLPCGLVYSMLAWSLAIAEPLRGAALMGAFGLGTLPALLATGLAARQLGTLIRHPATRTLAALAIIAFALAQLWALLPAGGHH from the coding sequence ATGGATCCCACCGGACTCGACCTGCCGCCCCTGGCCGCGGCCTTCGTCTTCGGCCTGCTCGGCGGCGCCCACTGCATCGGCATGTGCGGCGGCATCATGAGCGCCCTGACCTTCGCCGTGCCCCCCAGCATGCGCCATCCGGCGCGGCTCGGCGGCCTGCTGCTGGGCTACAACCTGGGACGCATCGCCAGCTACATGGCCACCGGCGCCCTGGTGGCCGGCCTCGGCACCCTGATCGGCGTGGCGCCCGGCGCCCGCCTGGCACTCCAGGTCCTCGCCGCGCTGATGCTGATCCTGATGGCCCTCTACATCGCCGACTGGTGGAAGGGGCTGCTGCGCATCGAGGCCCTCGGCCGGCGCCTGTGGCGCCACCTGGAACCGCTCGGCCGACACCTGATGCCGGTGGTGAAGCTGCCCCAGGCGGTGGCCCTGGGCGCGGTCTGGGGCTGGCTGCCCTGCGGGCTGGTCTACTCGATGCTGGCCTGGAGCCTGGCCATCGCCGAGCCGCTGCGCGGGGCGGCCCTGATGGGGGCCTTCGGCCTCGGCACCCTGCCGGCCCTGCTGGCCACCGGTCTCGCCGCCCGCCAGCTCGGCACCCTGATCCGTCACCCCGCCACCCGCACCCTGGCGGCGCTGGCGATCATCGCCTTCGCCCTCGCGCAGCTGTGGGCCCTGCTGCCCGCCGGCGGGCACCACTGA
- the ccoS gene encoding cbb3-type cytochrome oxidase assembly protein CcoS, translating to MSILYLLIPLSLILLGLAVWAFFWAVKHDQFDDLEGPAHRILFDEDDNAPTPEERERRRDAAEGEASRPASRDGESGRDGESGRD from the coding sequence ATGAGTATCCTCTACCTGTTGATCCCGCTGTCGCTGATCCTGCTCGGGCTGGCCGTGTGGGCCTTCTTCTGGGCGGTCAAGCATGATCAGTTCGACGACCTGGAGGGGCCCGCCCACCGCATCCTCTTCGACGAGGACGACAACGCCCCGACCCCGGAGGAGAGGGAGCGACGGCGGGATGCCGCGGAGGGCGAGGCCTCGCGGCCCGCCAGCCGCGACGGGGAGTCGGGCCGCGACGGGGAGTCGGGCCGCGACTGA
- a CDS encoding heavy metal translocating P-type ATPase, translating to MTATTLTPPAEATGCYHCGSRVPADAPWSITLDDGVHPLCCPGCEAVAHAIVGGGLASYYRFRTALPERPDDRQAARAETWTVFDDPGLQARFVHPEAEGGGVHATLAVDGISCAACAWLIEHRLNALAGVSASAVNLSHHRVRVSWDPARLAFSRILAEMAAIGYQAQPYEPDAAQSRLQREERMNVRRLIVAAVGMMQVMMFSIPLYVAGQDGISADFDALFHWLAFALTTPVVLFSAQPFFAGAIRDLRTRTLGMDVPVSLAIGSAYLASAGAVLAGRGEVYFDSVAMFTFFLLFGRYVESRARRRSGRSGNALADALPVSAIRLTGDGEERILPASELARDDRILVKPGHGVPADGVIESGTSSLDESMLTGETLPVTRGVGDTVTGGSQNIESPLTVRVTRAGRDARVASLMDLTDRAFASRPRLARMTARLAHHFVVQVLLIALAVAVTWWFIDPARAFWVTLSVLVVTCPCALALATPTALTAGHGRLHRRGVLITRADALEALAGLDRVVFDKTGTLTAGEMTLMETRPLAGDAPDHLAALAAALEAHSEHPIARAFRPHRRGRLVAEDVLSRPGQGLEGRLAGRRWRLGRPDFAAPNTAPTPPDGGQWLLLAEEGRPRAWFALRDRVREDAAETVAALEARGLAVELLSGDTEAATAAMAEHLGIATWRAAADPEAKLAHLQALQARGERVAMVGDGINDVPVLAGADLAFAMNGATDLARTRADAVLLGPRLMRIVEAVEIGRATCRIIRQNLGWALVYNLAALPLAAMGLVPPWLAALGMSASSLVVVGNALRLARLTPPPGTPVPRPVNA from the coding sequence CCACCCGCTGTGCTGCCCCGGCTGCGAGGCCGTGGCCCATGCCATCGTCGGCGGCGGCCTGGCCAGCTACTATCGCTTCCGTACCGCGTTGCCGGAACGCCCGGACGACCGCCAGGCGGCCCGCGCCGAGACCTGGACAGTCTTCGATGACCCCGGCCTGCAGGCCCGCTTCGTGCACCCCGAGGCCGAAGGGGGCGGCGTGCACGCCACCCTGGCGGTGGACGGCATCAGCTGCGCGGCCTGCGCCTGGCTGATCGAGCATCGCCTGAATGCCCTGGCGGGCGTCTCGGCCAGCGCCGTCAACCTCTCCCACCATCGGGTGCGGGTCAGCTGGGACCCGGCGCGCCTCGCCTTCTCGCGGATCCTCGCCGAGATGGCGGCGATCGGCTATCAGGCCCAGCCCTACGAGCCCGACGCCGCCCAGAGCCGGCTGCAGCGCGAGGAGCGCATGAACGTGCGCCGGCTGATCGTCGCCGCGGTGGGGATGATGCAGGTGATGATGTTCTCCATCCCCCTCTACGTGGCGGGCCAGGACGGGATCAGCGCCGACTTCGACGCCCTCTTCCACTGGCTGGCCTTCGCCCTGACCACCCCGGTGGTGCTGTTCTCCGCCCAGCCGTTCTTCGCGGGGGCGATCCGCGACCTGCGCACCCGCACCCTGGGCATGGACGTGCCGGTGTCGCTGGCCATCGGCTCGGCCTACCTGGCCAGCGCCGGGGCGGTGCTCGCCGGCCGCGGCGAGGTCTACTTCGACTCGGTGGCCATGTTCACCTTCTTCCTGCTCTTCGGCCGCTACGTCGAGAGCCGGGCCCGGCGGCGCAGCGGGCGCAGCGGCAATGCCCTGGCCGACGCCCTGCCGGTGTCGGCCATCCGCCTCACCGGGGACGGCGAGGAGCGCATCCTGCCGGCCAGCGAGCTGGCCCGCGACGACCGCATCCTGGTCAAGCCCGGTCACGGCGTGCCCGCCGACGGCGTGATCGAGAGCGGTACCTCCAGCCTCGACGAGTCGATGCTCACCGGCGAGACCCTGCCGGTGACCCGCGGGGTCGGCGATACCGTCACCGGCGGCAGCCAGAACATCGAGAGTCCGCTGACGGTCCGCGTGACCCGGGCCGGCCGCGACGCCCGGGTGGCGAGCCTGATGGACCTCACCGACCGGGCCTTCGCCAGCCGCCCTCGGCTCGCCCGGATGACCGCTCGCCTGGCCCACCATTTCGTGGTGCAGGTGCTGCTGATCGCCCTGGCGGTGGCCGTGACCTGGTGGTTCATCGACCCCGCCCGGGCCTTCTGGGTCACCCTCTCGGTGCTGGTGGTGACCTGCCCCTGTGCCCTGGCGCTGGCCACGCCCACGGCGCTGACCGCCGGCCATGGCCGGCTGCACCGCCGCGGCGTGCTGATCACCCGAGCCGACGCCCTCGAGGCGCTCGCCGGGCTCGACCGCGTGGTGTTCGACAAGACCGGCACCCTGACCGCCGGCGAGATGACCCTGATGGAGACCCGCCCCCTCGCCGGCGACGCCCCCGACCACCTGGCGGCCCTGGCCGCGGCGCTGGAGGCCCACTCCGAGCATCCCATCGCCCGGGCCTTCCGTCCTCACCGGCGCGGCAGGCTGGTCGCTGAGGACGTGCTCAGCCGGCCCGGCCAGGGCCTCGAGGGCCGGCTCGCCGGCCGGCGCTGGCGGCTCGGCCGGCCCGACTTCGCCGCCCCCAACACGGCTCCGACGCCACCCGACGGCGGCCAGTGGCTGCTGCTCGCCGAGGAGGGCCGGCCGCGCGCCTGGTTCGCCCTGCGCGACCGGGTCCGCGAGGACGCCGCCGAGACCGTGGCCGCGCTCGAGGCCCGCGGCCTCGCGGTGGAGCTGCTCTCCGGGGACACCGAGGCGGCCACGGCTGCCATGGCCGAGCACCTGGGCATCGCCACCTGGCGGGCCGCGGCCGACCCGGAGGCCAAGCTGGCCCACCTTCAGGCCCTGCAGGCCCGGGGCGAGAGGGTCGCCATGGTCGGTGACGGCATCAACGACGTGCCGGTGCTGGCTGGCGCCGACCTCGCCTTCGCCATGAACGGCGCCACCGACCTGGCACGCACCCGGGCGGATGCCGTCTTGCTGGGACCGCGCCTGATGCGTATCGTCGAGGCCGTCGAGATCGGCCGTGCCACGTGCCGCATCATCCGCCAGAACCTGGGCTGGGCGCTGGTCTACAACCTGGCCGCCCTGCCGCTGGCCGCCATGGGCCTGGTGCCCCCCTGGCTCGCCGCCCTGGGCATGTCGGCGAGTTCCCTGGTGGTGGTGGGCAACGCCCTGCGCCTGGCCCGGCTCACGCCACCCCCCGGCACCCCCGTCCCGCGCCCGGTGAACGCATGA